A part of Penaeus vannamei isolate JL-2024 chromosome 1, ASM4276789v1, whole genome shotgun sequence genomic DNA contains:
- the LOC113828148 gene encoding basement membrane-specific heparan sulfate proteoglycan core protein isoform X2: MLSNSSQMGHRLPSVALLMAAALLSAVAGDGAAGGRSDMGGGDVGGIGGNNSVTAVQPGEAAKLACHVPAEMYGSRVSWIRRKDLQLLSVGESMYTNDHRLFVSHSRHSHSKDSRHSQMWFLHMMNVTKGDEGEYECQVSTHPHFSYYTVLKVQNAYSQVEGPGERVVAAGSGLRLVCVIKGATEPPAYIFWYQNERMVNFDASRGVNVTSERDRSVLTVGAASDAHAGNYTCQPSNAWPASVLVHVVVETTESGASKGPKVGGKTPVQLGVKSASSDGPRILPQTLALFLLGLLLDALTFPRVFHTRL; this comes from the exons CAGCCCTCCTGTCGGCGGTGGCTGGCGACGGCGCAGCAGGAGGCAGGTCGGACATGGGCGGCGGCGACGTGGGCGGCATCGGAGGCAACAACAGCGTAACAGCCGTTCAACCGGGCGAGGCGGCGAAGCTGGCCTGCCATGTGCCCGCTGAAATGTATGGGAGT CGTGTCTCGTGGATCCGCCGAAAGGACCTGCAGCTGCTGTCGGTCGGCGAGAGCATGTACACCAACGACCAccgcctcttcgtctcccactcGCGACACTCCCACAGCAAGGACTCCAGACACTCACAG ATGTGGTTCCTCCACATGATGAACGTGACgaaaggggacgagggggagTACGAGTGCCAGGTTTCGACGCATCCACACTTCTCCTACTACACAGTCCTCAAGGTTCAGA ACGCCTACAGCCAGGTGGAGGGCCCCGGTGAGCGCGTGGTGGCTGCTGGCTCTGGTCTGCGGTTGGTCTGCGTCATCAAGGGAGCCACGGAGCCGCCAGCCTACATCTTTTGGTACCAGAACGAGAGGATGGTCAACTTCGACGCCAGCAGGGGGGTCAATGTGACTTCCGAACGGGACCGCAG CGTCCTGACCGTCGGCGCTGCCTCGGACGCCCACGCGGGGAACTACACTTGTCAGCCGTCGAACGCGTGGCCAGCGTCCGTCCTCGtgcatgttgttgttg AGACAACGGAGTCCGGCGCCTCGAAGGGCCCGAAGGTCGGCGGCAAGACCCCCGTGCAGCTGGGAGTGAAGAGCGCCTCCTCGGACGGCCCTCGGATTCTACCTCAGACGCTGGCGCTCTTCCTGCTCGGCCTGCTCCTCGACGCCCTCACGTTCCCAAGGGTCTTCCACACTAGGTTGTAA
- the LOC113828148 gene encoding basement membrane-specific heparan sulfate proteoglycan core protein isoform X1, with protein MLSNSSQMGHRLPSVALLMAVAALLSAVAGDGAAGGRSDMGGGDVGGIGGNNSVTAVQPGEAAKLACHVPAEMYGSRVSWIRRKDLQLLSVGESMYTNDHRLFVSHSRHSHSKDSRHSQMWFLHMMNVTKGDEGEYECQVSTHPHFSYYTVLKVQNAYSQVEGPGERVVAAGSGLRLVCVIKGATEPPAYIFWYQNERMVNFDASRGVNVTSERDRSVLTVGAASDAHAGNYTCQPSNAWPASVLVHVVVETTESGASKGPKVGGKTPVQLGVKSASSDGPRILPQTLALFLLGLLLDALTFPRVFHTRL; from the exons TAGCAGCCCTCCTGTCGGCGGTGGCTGGCGACGGCGCAGCAGGAGGCAGGTCGGACATGGGCGGCGGCGACGTGGGCGGCATCGGAGGCAACAACAGCGTAACAGCCGTTCAACCGGGCGAGGCGGCGAAGCTGGCCTGCCATGTGCCCGCTGAAATGTATGGGAGT CGTGTCTCGTGGATCCGCCGAAAGGACCTGCAGCTGCTGTCGGTCGGCGAGAGCATGTACACCAACGACCAccgcctcttcgtctcccactcGCGACACTCCCACAGCAAGGACTCCAGACACTCACAG ATGTGGTTCCTCCACATGATGAACGTGACgaaaggggacgagggggagTACGAGTGCCAGGTTTCGACGCATCCACACTTCTCCTACTACACAGTCCTCAAGGTTCAGA ACGCCTACAGCCAGGTGGAGGGCCCCGGTGAGCGCGTGGTGGCTGCTGGCTCTGGTCTGCGGTTGGTCTGCGTCATCAAGGGAGCCACGGAGCCGCCAGCCTACATCTTTTGGTACCAGAACGAGAGGATGGTCAACTTCGACGCCAGCAGGGGGGTCAATGTGACTTCCGAACGGGACCGCAG CGTCCTGACCGTCGGCGCTGCCTCGGACGCCCACGCGGGGAACTACACTTGTCAGCCGTCGAACGCGTGGCCAGCGTCCGTCCTCGtgcatgttgttgttg AGACAACGGAGTCCGGCGCCTCGAAGGGCCCGAAGGTCGGCGGCAAGACCCCCGTGCAGCTGGGAGTGAAGAGCGCCTCCTCGGACGGCCCTCGGATTCTACCTCAGACGCTGGCGCTCTTCCTGCTCGGCCTGCTCCTCGACGCCCTCACGTTCCCAAGGGTCTTCCACACTAGGTTGTAA